Proteins from a single region of Effusibacillus pohliae DSM 22757:
- the thiO gene encoding glycine oxidase ThiO, with amino-acid sequence MRTAYDVCIIGGGVIGCAIAYYTAKKGLRPLVIEKHTLGSQATQASAGMLGAQVEMERPDPLYRLGLKSRALYGQLRAELQDLCGVDIELRTCGMLRLALSEAERETLLARCDWQTAGGQRAEWLEDEDLRRDIGDLFGPTFGALFLPDDHQVRSVALLRALAAAASELGAAFLEHTEAIGFLREEDRIVGVETNNGRFAANHVVLAAGAWSGLLSQWAGVDLPVLPVKGQSVLAATRTPLTPYTVFTHGTYIVPKVTGHTYIGATMERTGFDQTPTLQGIVRVLSDAVRILPGLGISGLAGQLVGLRPGTEDGLPFLGEVPGVAGLLVATGHLRNGILLAPITGLVMSELIAGENPSVDLAPFGLSRLQGKRP; translated from the coding sequence TTGCGAACTGCATACGACGTTTGTATTATCGGAGGCGGTGTCATCGGCTGCGCGATCGCCTATTACACCGCGAAAAAAGGGCTGCGTCCGCTCGTGATCGAAAAACATACGCTCGGCAGCCAGGCGACCCAGGCGAGCGCCGGCATGCTGGGGGCGCAGGTGGAAATGGAACGTCCGGATCCGCTCTACCGCCTGGGACTCAAAAGCCGCGCTCTGTACGGACAACTGCGAGCCGAATTGCAAGACTTGTGCGGAGTGGATATTGAACTGCGGACATGCGGCATGCTGCGGTTGGCCCTGTCGGAAGCGGAACGGGAAACGCTCTTGGCCAGATGCGACTGGCAGACGGCCGGCGGCCAACGGGCGGAATGGTTGGAAGACGAGGATTTGCGCAGGGACATCGGCGATCTGTTCGGCCCGACGTTTGGCGCCCTGTTCCTGCCGGATGACCACCAGGTCCGCAGCGTGGCGCTCTTGCGAGCGCTTGCAGCCGCCGCATCCGAATTGGGAGCCGCATTTCTCGAACATACGGAAGCGATCGGCTTCCTGCGCGAAGAAGACCGCATCGTCGGCGTGGAAACGAACAACGGCCGGTTTGCAGCCAATCATGTGGTGCTGGCGGCAGGCGCCTGGAGCGGTTTGCTGAGCCAGTGGGCGGGCGTCGATCTCCCGGTGCTTCCCGTCAAGGGACAGTCTGTGCTGGCGGCAACCCGCACTCCGCTCACGCCGTACACCGTCTTTACGCACGGCACCTACATCGTGCCAAAAGTGACCGGCCACACCTATATCGGCGCGACGATGGAGCGAACCGGATTCGACCAAACGCCGACCCTGCAGGGGATCGTCCGCGTCCTTTCCGATGCGGTTCGGATTTTGCCCGGCCTTGGAATATCGGGGTTGGCCGGTCAGTTGGTCGGCTTGCGGCCGGGTACGGAAGATGGACTGCCATTTTTGGGAGAAGTTCCGGGCGTCGCCGGCCTGCTCGTGGCGACCGGCCACCTGCGCAACGGCATCCTGCTAGCTCCGATCACCGGTCTTGTCATGTCCGAACTGATTGCCGGCGAGAATCCGAGCGTGGATCTGGCTCCTTTCGGCCTGTCCCGTTTGCAAGGAAAGCGGCCGTAG
- the thiE gene encoding thiamine phosphate synthase has protein sequence MRLQQRSTAALQPGDATDCAAGGFILPDGSQWFMQTEARFQLHMITDGLKQVEELRSIVERALRGGTDAIQLRYKAAPALDLYTLGQILKPVIDRSGGKLLINDRLDVGLALSADGVHLAGKSLPVDAARRIVGPHMLLGCSVHSVEEAKRAEQQGASYVTFGHIFPTQSKPGLPPRGVGGLRDVVEAVSIPVLAIGGITADNVDEVLATGCAGIAVIGAILNGQDPELAARQLRNKLDASGHRPRFRLP, from the coding sequence GTGCGGCTGCAACAGCGCTCCACCGCCGCGTTGCAGCCCGGCGACGCGACCGACTGTGCGGCTGGCGGTTTTATTTTGCCGGATGGGAGTCAATGGTTTATGCAGACAGAAGCGCGTTTTCAATTGCACATGATCACGGATGGGCTGAAACAGGTGGAGGAATTGCGGTCGATCGTCGAAAGGGCGCTGCGCGGCGGTACCGATGCGATTCAGCTCCGGTACAAAGCGGCCCCCGCGCTCGACCTGTACACGTTGGGGCAGATTCTGAAACCGGTGATCGACCGCTCCGGCGGCAAGCTGCTGATCAACGACCGGTTGGATGTCGGGCTTGCGCTTTCCGCAGACGGCGTTCACCTGGCTGGAAAAAGCCTGCCGGTCGACGCCGCCCGCCGCATCGTCGGCCCACACATGCTGCTCGGCTGTTCGGTGCATTCGGTGGAAGAAGCGAAGCGGGCGGAACAACAGGGAGCCAGCTATGTGACATTCGGCCATATTTTTCCGACCCAATCGAAGCCCGGCCTGCCGCCGCGCGGAGTCGGAGGATTGCGGGACGTGGTGGAGGCGGTTTCGATTCCCGTGCTGGCGATCGGCGGCATTACGGCTGACAATGTCGACGAAGTTCTGGCCACAGGCTGCGCCGGCATCGCCGTAATCGGAGCGATCTTGAACGGGCAGGACCCGGAGTTGGCCGCGCGCCAACTGCGAAACAAGCTGGACGCCAGCGGGCACAGACCACGGTTTCGCTTGCCGTGA
- the hepT gene encoding type VII toxin-antitoxin system HepT family RNase toxin — protein MFITDQHRQQIWQYFAEMDRCIGILQKVAAVPADQFRNDTILQAAGERALHIALECATDVGNLIIDALIMRDPSSYEDIVQVLAEENVFPQTFTKSFMEVVQFRRILAHEYLQRDVDRLYRMIAEHTGEFAQFQSYVADYVKLGSPA, from the coding sequence ATGTTCATCACAGATCAGCATCGGCAGCAGATTTGGCAGTATTTTGCTGAGATGGACCGCTGCATCGGCATTTTGCAAAAAGTGGCGGCGGTACCGGCCGACCAATTTCGCAATGACACCATTCTGCAGGCGGCGGGGGAGCGGGCACTGCACATTGCTCTCGAATGCGCGACCGATGTGGGGAATCTGATCATCGACGCGCTGATCATGCGGGACCCGAGCTCGTATGAGGACATCGTCCAGGTGTTGGCGGAAGAGAACGTGTTTCCGCAAACGTTCACGAAATCGTTCATGGAAGTGGTCCAATTCCGCCGGATTCTGGCACATGAGTATCTGCAACGGGATGTCGACCGCCTGTATCGGATGATTGCGGAGCATACGGGGGAGTTTGCCCAGTTCCAAAGCTATGTGGCCGACTATGTGAAGTTAGGGAGTCCGGCATGA